In Fimbriiglobus ruber, a genomic segment contains:
- a CDS encoding HAD family hydrolase has translation MTQPAPVVFLLDVDNTLLDNDRVVADLRAHMTQVFGAERQERYWAIFENLRDELGYADYLGALQRYRVENPHDPHFLEVSYYLLAYPFADRLFPGALDVIARFRGWGKTTILSDGDVVFQPRKIERSGLFKALDGNALIYIHKEQDLDDVAKRYPAAHYVLVDDKLRILTAVKKIWGNRLTTVFPRQGHYAHDPVVLVTYPPADVTVDGVGDLLRYDLKTLIEAGTAT, from the coding sequence GTGACCCAACCAGCCCCCGTGGTCTTCCTGCTCGACGTCGACAACACGCTTCTCGACAACGACCGCGTCGTCGCCGACCTGCGGGCTCACATGACGCAGGTGTTCGGGGCCGAGCGCCAGGAGCGGTATTGGGCGATCTTTGAAAACTTGCGCGATGAACTCGGCTACGCGGACTACCTCGGTGCGCTGCAGCGGTATCGGGTCGAGAACCCTCACGACCCGCACTTCCTGGAAGTCAGTTACTATTTGCTGGCGTACCCGTTCGCGGACCGGCTGTTCCCCGGCGCGCTGGACGTGATCGCGCGATTCCGCGGGTGGGGAAAGACCACCATCCTGTCCGACGGCGACGTGGTGTTCCAGCCGCGCAAGATCGAGCGTTCCGGGTTGTTTAAAGCCCTCGACGGCAACGCCCTCATTTACATCCACAAGGAACAAGACCTGGACGACGTGGCGAAGCGGTATCCGGCGGCCCACTACGTTCTGGTGGACGACAAGCTGCGCATCCTGACCGCGGTGAAGAAGATCTGGGGCAACCGGCTGACCACCGTCTTCCCGCGCCAGGGCCACTACGCCCACGACCCCGTAGTGCTGGTGACCTATCCCCCCGCGGACGTCACCGTCGACGGCGTCGGTGACTTGCTCCGGTACGACCTGAAGACTTTGATCGAGGCCGGGACCGCCACCTGA
- the zwf gene encoding glucose-6-phosphate dehydrogenase, translated as MAAARSDAFVFFGATGDLAYKQIFPALQSLVRRGHLDMPIIGVAKSGWNLDQLKARAKDSLEKHGGLNQSAYDKLCSRLNYIDGDYADPATFSQIRQALGSAQRPLYYLAIPPSLFATVAEGLAKVDGVKNARVIVEKPFGRNLASAQELNTTLRRFFPEESIFRIDHYLGKEPVQNLIYFRFANPVVEASWDHKHIESVQITMAEHFGVAGRGKFYEEAGAIRDVVQNHMLQVIACLAMECPSGQSHEAHRDERGRLLQAVRTLTPNDVIRGQFRGYRSEPGVAPNSEVETFAALRFTIDNDRWSGVPFFVRAGKCLPVTATEAVVRYRRPERPVLDDRDLGLATYHRFRFSPEVVVAMGAKVKKPGECMVGEPTELIAHHQQPDEMQPYERLLGDAANGDGGLFARADSVEAAWRVVDPVLENVTPLHEYEPNTWGPAEAVERLAPEGGWHDPAAQEASP; from the coding sequence ATGGCCGCCGCCCGTTCTGATGCGTTCGTTTTTTTCGGCGCCACCGGCGACTTGGCTTACAAGCAGATCTTTCCCGCACTTCAGTCGCTCGTCCGCCGCGGCCACCTCGACATGCCGATCATCGGCGTCGCCAAATCCGGCTGGAACCTCGACCAACTCAAGGCCCGGGCCAAAGACAGCCTCGAAAAACACGGCGGGCTGAACCAGTCGGCTTACGACAAACTCTGCTCGCGGCTGAACTACATCGACGGCGACTACGCCGACCCGGCGACCTTCAGCCAGATCCGCCAGGCCCTCGGAAGCGCGCAACGGCCGCTCTATTACCTGGCCATCCCGCCCAGTCTGTTCGCCACCGTCGCCGAGGGGTTGGCGAAGGTCGATGGTGTGAAGAACGCCCGTGTGATCGTGGAGAAGCCCTTCGGCCGTAACCTCGCCTCCGCCCAGGAACTCAACACCACGCTCCGGCGGTTCTTCCCGGAAGAAAGTATTTTCCGCATCGACCACTACCTGGGCAAGGAACCGGTCCAGAACCTGATCTACTTTCGCTTCGCCAATCCGGTCGTCGAGGCCAGCTGGGACCACAAGCACATCGAGAGCGTGCAGATCACGATGGCCGAACACTTCGGCGTCGCCGGCCGCGGCAAGTTTTACGAGGAGGCGGGCGCGATCCGCGACGTGGTGCAAAACCACATGCTCCAGGTAATCGCGTGCCTCGCGATGGAATGCCCGTCCGGCCAGAGCCACGAGGCCCACCGCGACGAGCGCGGGCGGTTGCTCCAGGCGGTCCGGACGCTCACCCCGAACGACGTCATTCGCGGTCAGTTCCGCGGTTACCGGAGTGAACCGGGCGTGGCCCCGAACTCGGAAGTCGAGACGTTCGCGGCCCTCCGCTTTACCATCGACAACGACCGGTGGTCCGGAGTGCCGTTCTTCGTCCGCGCGGGGAAGTGCCTGCCGGTCACGGCGACGGAGGCGGTGGTCCGATACCGGCGGCCGGAGCGGCCCGTGCTGGACGACCGCGACCTGGGCTTGGCCACTTACCACCGCTTCCGGTTCAGCCCCGAGGTCGTGGTGGCGATGGGCGCCAAGGTGAAGAAGCCGGGCGAGTGCATGGTGGGGGAGCCGACCGAACTGATCGCCCACCACCAGCAACCCGACGAGATGCAACCTTACGAGCGGCTCCTCGGTGACGCCGCCAACGGCGACGGCGGCCTCTTCGCCCGCGCGGACTCCGTCGAGGCCGCCTGGCGGGTCGTCGACCCGGTGCTGGAGAATGTGACACCGTTGCACGAGTACGAGCCGAACACCTGGGGGCCGGCCGAAGCCGTCGAGCGACTGGCGCCCGAAGGCGGCTGGCACGACCCCGCCGCTCAGGAGGCGTCCCCGTGA
- a CDS encoding sigma-54-dependent transcriptional regulator yields MSTRPRATILVADDDHTIRYNLALLLRTEGYEVREAADGLKAAEILRDPAVDLALLDLRMPGQDGMAVLRGHADRLEETPVVVVTAFGGSGPAIEAMRLGAFDYITKPFDLDEVLFAVRRALTQRALAEQVRALSVDPGAEDLGDDELVGRHPSMLTVFKLIGRVAVTDEPVLVVGESGTGKELVATAVHRNSPRSAGPFVKVNSAALSPHLLESELFGHEKGAFTGAVAARRGRFEQANGGTLFLDEIGELDIDLQAKLLRVLQTGQFERVGGESTLKSNVRVVAATNRDLSARIAEGKFREDLFYRLNVVPVQLPPLRDRREDIPLIAEHVVRALAQKYHWPHLSLSPEVVAELTRRPWPGNVRELQNVLARAAILARGRVIAVADLAADPGPGPASPSPLPPGSLVLRDALAETERRVIAQALEQEKWNRTQAARVLGISRRQLFDKIRQYGLHE; encoded by the coding sequence ATGAGTACCCGCCCGCGGGCGACTATTCTCGTCGCCGACGACGACCACACGATCCGCTACAACCTGGCTCTCCTTCTCCGAACGGAAGGGTACGAGGTGCGGGAGGCGGCCGACGGGCTGAAGGCAGCCGAGATCCTTCGCGACCCGGCAGTCGATCTGGCGCTACTCGACCTCCGGATGCCCGGGCAGGACGGCATGGCTGTCCTCCGCGGACACGCCGACCGGTTGGAGGAAACGCCGGTGGTCGTCGTCACCGCGTTCGGCGGCAGCGGCCCTGCCATCGAGGCCATGCGACTCGGGGCCTTCGACTACATCACCAAGCCGTTCGACCTGGACGAAGTGCTGTTCGCCGTCCGCCGCGCGCTCACCCAACGGGCGTTAGCCGAGCAGGTGCGGGCGCTGTCCGTCGACCCGGGGGCCGAAGACCTGGGGGACGACGAGTTGGTCGGCCGCCACCCGTCCATGTTGACCGTGTTCAAACTGATCGGCCGGGTGGCAGTGACGGACGAACCCGTGCTGGTAGTCGGGGAAAGCGGAACCGGAAAAGAACTGGTGGCCACCGCCGTCCACCGAAACTCTCCCCGATCGGCCGGCCCGTTCGTCAAGGTGAACAGCGCCGCCCTCAGTCCGCACCTGTTGGAGAGCGAGTTGTTCGGCCACGAGAAGGGAGCGTTCACGGGCGCCGTCGCGGCCCGCCGGGGGCGGTTCGAGCAGGCCAACGGCGGCACCCTGTTTCTGGACGAGATCGGGGAACTCGACATCGATCTCCAGGCCAAACTTCTCCGCGTCCTCCAGACCGGCCAGTTCGAGCGGGTCGGTGGCGAGTCGACGTTGAAATCCAACGTCAGGGTCGTCGCCGCGACGAACCGCGACCTGTCCGCTCGGATTGCCGAAGGGAAATTCCGCGAGGACCTGTTCTACCGCCTGAACGTAGTCCCCGTTCAACTTCCGCCCTTACGCGACCGCCGGGAAGACATCCCGCTCATTGCCGAACACGTCGTCCGGGCGTTGGCCCAGAAGTACCACTGGCCACACCTGTCGCTTTCACCCGAGGTCGTGGCCGAATTGACACGGCGGCCGTGGCCGGGGAACGTACGCGAGCTGCAGAACGTACTGGCCCGGGCCGCGATCCTGGCCCGCGGGCGGGTGATCGCGGTCGCCGACCTGGCGGCCGACCCAGGTCCCGGGCCCGCTTCCCCGTCACCACTTCCGCCTGGCTCGTTGGTCCTGCGGGACGCGCTGGCCGAGACCGAGCGCCGGGTCATTGCCCAGGCGTTGGAGCAGGAAAAGTGGAACCGCACGCAGGCCGCCCGCGTGCTCGGGATCAGCCGCCGGCAACTGTTCGACAAGATCCGCCAGTACGGCCTTCACGAGTGA
- a CDS encoding two-component system sensor histidine kinase NtrB: MGRRLAAHWQLILVVLLLAGSLVVLLLNSVAAFLLPQKELEARDNLRTAAIELAAAARPFLDEIPDDATVDRTLPAPLHRNLAAETERALAKFPGLEGGFYVNGRVDQFVGFAHPDGQTPPPGRRDPPPKETPSIRQQARESLTHAVSDPPLIEVRDIGPSRVGVATAAVGDVRPARIAAWVMVRLTGPDQQRRELVRYRISTILALVGILLALGLTANLARSLQRERTRREKLTDELRKAEHLAALGRLLAGVAHEVRNPLAAIRSTVQLWQRFPDQTRTPASLDAVVTAVDRINDLVGQLLQFARAGHEERLSVDLNAIVTETLELSRAQAERQGVRIEADLASDLEPVAGSAQALRQVALNLVNNALQVMPVGGRLVCRTRSFAEGVELTVADSGPGVPADIRDRLFEPFFTTRPDGTGLGLAVCREIVTRHGGRIELVTDVLVGATFRVILPGTTAMDSGGKS, from the coding sequence ATGGGTCGTCGGCTCGCCGCGCATTGGCAGTTGATTTTGGTCGTGCTACTGCTCGCCGGCTCTCTCGTCGTGCTGTTGCTGAACAGCGTCGCCGCGTTTCTGCTGCCCCAAAAGGAGCTGGAAGCCCGCGACAACCTTCGGACGGCCGCGATCGAACTGGCGGCGGCTGCACGCCCGTTTCTGGACGAGATTCCCGACGACGCGACCGTTGACCGAACTTTGCCGGCCCCGCTCCATCGCAACCTCGCGGCCGAAACGGAGCGCGCCCTCGCGAAGTTCCCGGGGCTAGAAGGCGGATTCTACGTCAACGGCCGGGTCGACCAGTTCGTCGGGTTCGCCCACCCGGACGGCCAAACGCCCCCGCCCGGCCGCCGCGACCCGCCGCCAAAAGAAACCCCTTCAATCCGCCAGCAAGCTCGGGAATCGTTGACCCACGCGGTCTCGGACCCGCCGCTGATCGAGGTCCGCGACATCGGCCCCAGCCGGGTCGGGGTGGCGACGGCAGCCGTTGGGGACGTGCGGCCCGCGCGGATAGCCGCCTGGGTCATGGTTCGTTTGACCGGCCCCGACCAGCAGCGCCGAGAACTCGTGCGTTACCGGATCTCGACCATCCTGGCCCTCGTGGGCATCCTGCTGGCGTTAGGTCTAACGGCCAACCTGGCACGCTCGCTCCAGCGGGAACGAACCCGACGGGAGAAGCTCACCGACGAGTTGCGAAAGGCCGAACACTTGGCTGCCCTGGGCCGCCTGCTGGCGGGTGTCGCCCACGAGGTACGGAATCCTCTTGCCGCGATCCGGTCAACTGTCCAACTCTGGCAGCGGTTCCCCGACCAGACACGAACGCCCGCCTCGCTGGACGCCGTCGTCACTGCCGTCGACCGGATTAATGATTTGGTCGGCCAACTACTCCAATTCGCCCGCGCCGGGCACGAAGAGCGACTTTCAGTGGACCTGAACGCCATTGTGACCGAAACCCTCGAACTTTCCCGCGCCCAGGCGGAACGCCAGGGTGTACGCATCGAAGCCGATCTGGCGTCCGATCTGGAACCGGTCGCCGGATCGGCCCAAGCCCTACGTCAGGTCGCGCTCAATCTGGTGAACAACGCCCTCCAGGTGATGCCGGTCGGCGGCCGACTCGTCTGTCGGACCCGCTCGTTCGCGGAAGGCGTCGAATTGACGGTCGCCGACAGCGGGCCGGGGGTGCCGGCCGACATCCGCGACCGGTTGTTCGAGCCGTTCTTCACCACCCGGCCCGACGGGACCGGGCTCGGGTTGGCCGTCTGCCGGGAAATCGTCACCCGGCACGGCGGCCGGATCGAACTCGTCACGGACGTACTCGTCGGGGCGACCTTCCGCGTCATCCTCCCGGGGACGACGGCAATGGATTCTGGGGGCAAATCATGA
- a CDS encoding SLC13 family permease: MGENAIYWLTLVIFVVTYTGIAIGRLPGLRTDRAGLALVGATGMVVAGALTFDEAVRAIDFETIALLLGMMIVIAYLRRAGFFERLAVHTLDRVSTPHGLLAATIALSGLLSAVLVNDIVCLALTPLVVQLARHLRFDPKPHLIGLALASNIGSTATPTGNPQNVIIGHLSHIGYLRFAAKLAPIALVGLVIAYVLVALIFRSALRPDSGNTPKTDGAADLPTPPGGHRHVRLLVKSGLVTVIAVGLFFAGLPMHLVALGAASFLLLDRVQPKKVYGQIDWSLLLMFSGLFVVVQAFDKHVVEQWGLAEWGPLRAHPIDLLSVVSAVLSNVVSNVPAVLLFRSVVPGLPPEVQESAWLALAMSSTLAGNLTVLGSVANLIVVENARREGISISLMDYCRVGVPVTLVTLLVGVAWLRFVPY; encoded by the coding sequence ATGGGCGAGAACGCCATCTATTGGTTGACGTTAGTCATTTTCGTCGTGACCTACACCGGCATCGCCATCGGGCGGCTACCCGGGTTGCGGACCGACCGGGCCGGGCTCGCCCTGGTCGGGGCCACGGGCATGGTGGTCGCGGGCGCCCTGACGTTCGACGAAGCCGTCCGGGCGATCGACTTCGAGACGATCGCGTTGCTGTTGGGAATGATGATCGTGATCGCCTACCTGCGGCGGGCCGGCTTCTTCGAGCGACTGGCCGTCCACACGCTCGACCGGGTCTCAACACCGCACGGCCTGCTCGCGGCCACCATCGCGCTCTCGGGGCTGTTGTCCGCCGTTCTGGTCAACGACATCGTCTGCCTGGCCCTGACACCGCTCGTCGTCCAGCTCGCACGGCACCTGCGGTTCGACCCCAAGCCACACCTGATCGGCCTCGCCCTCGCGTCCAACATTGGGTCGACGGCGACCCCGACCGGCAACCCCCAGAACGTGATCATCGGCCACCTGTCGCACATCGGCTACCTGCGGTTCGCGGCCAAACTCGCCCCGATCGCGCTCGTGGGGCTGGTGATCGCTTACGTTCTCGTCGCCCTCATCTTCCGGTCGGCCCTTCGCCCGGACAGTGGCAACACCCCGAAGACCGACGGCGCCGCGGACCTGCCGACGCCGCCGGGCGGCCACCGCCATGTCCGGCTCCTCGTCAAGAGTGGCCTGGTCACCGTGATCGCCGTCGGGCTGTTTTTCGCCGGGCTCCCCATGCACCTCGTCGCGCTGGGGGCGGCCTCATTCCTGCTGCTCGACCGGGTGCAGCCGAAGAAGGTTTACGGGCAGATCGACTGGTCTTTGCTGCTCATGTTCTCGGGCCTGTTCGTCGTGGTTCAGGCGTTCGACAAGCACGTTGTCGAGCAATGGGGGCTGGCCGAGTGGGGTCCGCTCCGGGCTCACCCGATCGACCTCCTCAGTGTGGTATCGGCGGTCCTGTCGAACGTGGTGTCAAACGTGCCGGCCGTGCTGTTGTTCCGCTCGGTGGTCCCGGGGCTCCCGCCGGAAGTGCAAGAGAGCGCGTGGCTGGCCCTGGCGATGTCGAGTACGCTGGCGGGGAACCTGACGGTCCTGGGGTCGGTCGCCAACCTGATCGTCGTCGAGAACGCCCGGCGCGAAGGGATATCGATTTCCCTCATGGATTATTGCCGGGTCGGCGTGCCGGTCACCCTCGTGACGTTGCTCGTTGGCGTCGCCTGGCTGCGGTTCGTTCCGTATTGA
- a CDS encoding metallophosphoesterase family protein, which yields MEDHTLPVTVVVPGDLHLTRPDLENHRVGQWVIDQVNEWIRPDFVQFIGDNVQDATAEQFRLFRGLTDGLRVPWFALVGDHDRHDDPDKLGHRTHVGHPYGSHVFRGFRFVRLDTQEAKPAGLSPGQVDWFRAEVAAAIGAGERVVVFQHNYPYQIWEDYTGPGIEAWREIVQTRRIHTIVCGHTHYWQVANDGRNAVVAVRSIGDPEGGPPGFLLAHFRGDEFAMTYRSIADAGPLVLVTHPRSRMLATGPAHVVRGRVRIGTRVWSTRPLVVVEARIDDGPWVRLDWLVRDEWGGDVAGGEWTKGTHTVAAQARDISGEVGQQTIEFAVDPTGRYTAVPGVWPPVDRTNFC from the coding sequence GTGGAAGACCACACCTTGCCCGTGACAGTCGTCGTCCCCGGCGACCTGCACCTGACGCGACCGGACCTGGAGAACCACCGGGTCGGCCAGTGGGTGATCGACCAGGTTAACGAATGGATCCGCCCGGATTTCGTGCAGTTCATCGGCGACAACGTTCAGGACGCGACCGCAGAGCAGTTTCGGCTGTTCCGCGGCCTGACCGACGGCCTCCGGGTGCCGTGGTTCGCGTTGGTCGGCGACCACGACCGGCACGACGACCCGGACAAGCTCGGCCATCGCACGCACGTCGGCCACCCTTACGGCTCGCACGTGTTCCGCGGCTTCCGCTTCGTCCGACTCGACACCCAGGAGGCGAAGCCCGCCGGCCTGTCGCCGGGGCAAGTCGACTGGTTCCGCGCCGAAGTGGCCGCCGCCATCGGCGCGGGTGAGCGGGTCGTGGTTTTTCAGCACAATTATCCGTATCAGATTTGGGAAGACTACACGGGGCCCGGCATAGAGGCGTGGCGGGAAATCGTTCAGACGCGGCGTATCCACACGATCGTCTGCGGCCATACGCACTACTGGCAGGTCGCGAACGACGGGCGGAATGCGGTCGTGGCCGTCCGCTCGATCGGCGACCCGGAAGGCGGACCGCCGGGCTTCTTATTGGCCCACTTTCGCGGGGACGAATTCGCCATGACGTACCGGTCGATCGCGGACGCCGGACCGCTCGTGCTTGTGACCCACCCGCGGTCGCGTATGCTGGCTACCGGACCCGCGCATGTGGTCCGCGGTCGCGTCCGAATCGGGACACGGGTCTGGTCGACCCGCCCGCTGGTAGTGGTCGAGGCGCGGATCGACGACGGTCCGTGGGTCCGGCTCGACTGGCTCGTCCGCGACGAGTGGGGCGGCGATGTCGCGGGTGGGGAGTGGACGAAGGGCACCCACACAGTTGCTGCCCAGGCCCGGGATATTTCGGGCGAGGTGGGCCAACAAACGATCGAGTTCGCCGTCGACCCGACGGGTCGATACACCGCCGTGCCGGGCGTCTGGCCCCCGGTCGATCGGACCAACTTCTGCTAA
- a CDS encoding MFS transporter, translating to MDLRNRIGLYGAYFLGMSGIGFTLPYLPLYLRQEGMSDRDIGLVSTLAALAGLVQYPVGIWSDRLNSRKLILVVALALLALATGLLQTVHDPIWLGLLVVLFAENGACRATIESMAGAEATRLAEPGRVGAALGTLRLWRPVAIVLVALGGAFLSGRFGIAFLLIPLTIIQTLAVVTALLIHEHRPATGRARPEPIVENGGTKKRPIDGALWAFIGAMVLFHVANAPAGVYLGLFLKSDLEAADQYLAYAFVVSMPVWMLTVLPAGRLADRFGRKPLLVAGWAAAGLRLALLAMAQTPEQVLAIQVLDGLGQGLFAVVAAAWVTDRLADSRRVGEAQVLVGSALVFGSAVGPTVSGLLVGDLGYRGMFWLLAGIAGVATLIVITLVPESLPTKAVKTRATEAPGVGLEPVQ from the coding sequence ATGGACCTGCGGAATCGAATCGGGCTGTACGGCGCGTACTTTCTCGGCATGTCCGGGATCGGCTTCACCCTGCCGTATCTACCTCTCTACTTGCGCCAGGAAGGGATGTCGGACCGGGACATCGGCCTGGTGTCCACGCTGGCGGCGCTGGCCGGCCTCGTCCAGTATCCGGTCGGCATCTGGTCCGACCGGCTCAACTCGCGGAAGCTCATCCTCGTCGTCGCCCTGGCACTTTTGGCTCTCGCCACCGGGCTCCTGCAGACGGTTCACGACCCAATCTGGCTCGGCCTCCTGGTCGTGTTGTTCGCCGAGAACGGGGCCTGCCGGGCGACCATCGAGAGCATGGCCGGGGCTGAAGCAACCCGGCTGGCGGAACCGGGTCGGGTGGGGGCGGCACTGGGTACGCTCCGCCTGTGGCGGCCGGTGGCGATCGTACTCGTCGCGCTGGGTGGGGCGTTCCTGAGCGGCCGATTCGGTATCGCGTTTCTGCTCATCCCGCTGACGATCATCCAGACCCTGGCCGTAGTAACGGCCCTTCTGATCCACGAACACCGCCCCGCCACCGGACGCGCTCGCCCGGAACCAATCGTCGAAAACGGGGGCACCAAGAAAAGACCGATCGACGGTGCCCTCTGGGCGTTCATCGGGGCGATGGTTTTGTTTCACGTCGCCAACGCGCCCGCGGGCGTCTACCTGGGCCTGTTCCTCAAGAGCGATCTGGAGGCCGCGGACCAGTACCTCGCGTACGCGTTCGTAGTGAGTATGCCGGTCTGGATGTTGACCGTCCTTCCCGCCGGTCGGCTGGCCGACCGCTTCGGCCGGAAGCCGCTGCTCGTCGCCGGTTGGGCGGCCGCGGGGCTCCGCCTGGCGTTGTTGGCCATGGCCCAGACGCCGGAACAGGTGTTGGCGATCCAGGTATTGGACGGGTTGGGCCAGGGGTTGTTCGCGGTCGTCGCCGCCGCGTGGGTTACCGACCGGCTGGCCGACTCCCGGCGGGTGGGGGAAGCCCAGGTTCTGGTCGGGTCGGCCCTTGTGTTCGGATCAGCGGTCGGCCCGACCGTGTCCGGGTTGCTCGTGGGCGACCTCGGCTACCGCGGCATGTTCTGGCTTTTGGCCGGAATCGCGGGCGTGGCCACGCTCATCGTGATCACACTGGTACCCGAATCGCTCCCGACAAAAGCCGTCAAGACGCGGGCTACGGAAGCCCCCGGTGTTGGGCTAGAGCCCGTACAGTAA
- a CDS encoding MFS transporter, giving the protein MLKTEVTLQPSAPVPPTPASSGLSWRSWAGINLANFFLAEVTGVTLPFITTYLKEQNWQPLTIGLATAAAGLGVFLAQTPAGIVTDRIPSRRLLLAVASVLLGVCYGILPLVPATAAWVDPLLFVSGCGQAFFLPLLGALALGLVGHAGLGRMMGVNQGFNHAGNLAAALVALALVSIGGVTSVFYAVLAVSVLSSASVFLIRTDELDETRAAGDGDKPSGGIRALFHDRRVVVLFAATALFHLANAPVMPLVAQDVKELGGTDRQVAYVVLVAQAVMIPVALLAGKFVDSWGRKPVFAIGFIVLPVRIALYAVAATPEQLVWLQALDGIGAGIYGVAVVAMCADLTKGKGGFNALSGVIATALAVGGVIGPVCTGALTQYLGYGAAFGVFAGVAALAAVLFVGFMPETKEAKSNAG; this is encoded by the coding sequence GTGTTAAAGACCGAGGTGACACTTCAACCATCGGCACCGGTGCCCCCCACGCCCGCCTCGTCCGGCCTGTCCTGGCGGAGTTGGGCGGGCATCAACCTGGCCAACTTCTTTCTGGCGGAAGTCACGGGCGTGACGCTGCCTTTCATCACCACGTATTTGAAGGAGCAGAACTGGCAGCCGCTGACCATCGGACTGGCCACGGCGGCGGCCGGCTTGGGGGTATTTCTCGCCCAGACGCCTGCCGGAATTGTGACCGACCGGATTCCGTCCCGCCGGTTGCTTCTGGCAGTCGCCTCGGTGCTGCTCGGCGTTTGCTACGGAATCCTCCCGCTCGTCCCGGCGACGGCCGCGTGGGTCGACCCGTTGCTCTTCGTCTCGGGTTGCGGCCAGGCGTTCTTTCTTCCGCTCTTGGGGGCGCTCGCCCTGGGACTGGTCGGCCACGCCGGCCTGGGGCGGATGATGGGCGTGAACCAAGGGTTCAACCACGCCGGCAACCTCGCCGCCGCGCTCGTCGCCCTGGCGCTCGTCAGTATCGGCGGGGTGACTTCCGTTTTTTACGCGGTTCTCGCCGTCTCGGTTCTCTCCTCGGCGTCCGTCTTTTTGATCCGCACCGACGAACTCGACGAGACCCGCGCGGCCGGCGACGGCGACAAACCGTCGGGCGGGATTCGCGCCCTCTTCCACGACCGCCGCGTCGTGGTGCTGTTCGCGGCGACCGCGCTGTTTCACCTGGCCAACGCCCCGGTCATGCCGCTGGTCGCCCAGGATGTGAAGGAACTGGGCGGAACGGACCGTCAGGTGGCCTACGTGGTCCTGGTGGCCCAGGCGGTGATGATTCCGGTCGCGCTTTTGGCCGGGAAGTTCGTGGATAGTTGGGGCCGCAAGCCCGTGTTCGCGATCGGCTTCATCGTTCTCCCCGTCCGCATCGCGTTGTACGCCGTCGCCGCCACACCGGAACAACTGGTCTGGCTCCAGGCACTCGACGGGATCGGGGCCGGCATCTACGGGGTGGCCGTGGTCGCAATGTGTGCCGACTTGACGAAAGGCAAAGGCGGGTTCAATGCCCTCTCGGGCGTGATCGCCACCGCTCTCGCCGTCGGTGGGGTGATCGGTCCCGTCTGCACCGGCGCCCTGACGCAATACCTGGGCTACGGGGCGGCCTTTGGGGTGTTCGCGGGGGTGGCGGCCCTGGCAGCGGTCCTCTTCGTCGGCTTCATGCCCGAGACGAAAGAAGCGAAATCGAACGCCGGTTGA